One window from the genome of Parasteatoda tepidariorum isolate YZ-2023 chromosome 8, CAS_Ptep_4.0, whole genome shotgun sequence encodes:
- the LOC110282021 gene encoding glutamate receptor ionotropic, kainate glr-3-like — MNIYNNVLVAFNSLQHVMEVKGNKTCGFSLHGVEGRLLKIIADVLKFNLSFVSPADGEWGTLTPDGSWSGLVGMLERNEADLALSFLGVTSKSLLVLDASKPLLHEPVKFMVGKPKALSTSIALLKTFDVAVWIGVGLILLFLPLIFKVLLKESFGNTFLQFVGNLVKQPTTIPTTSKPRALLLGFWWFYALVVSFSYSAAVLSFLSYPLDEKAIRTFEELSKAVKKGTHKCLTLRGSNLDGVLRWEKSVHLQDLGKTIKQKGWFFNIGERITEKEFSDTAIMDLKFMLDVNYGYLEQDFTLMSTDGLESSFTAISINKRFCCKSAINTVLSRLQCSGIFNKVIKDELVSNWILKNKNIYVKPKAGAVTLDDVRGPFLILFGGYIIAIFCLFVERIYYITHAKR, encoded by the coding sequence atgaatatttataataatgttttggTTGCATTTAATTCATTGCAACATGTGATGGAAGtcaaaggaaataaaacttGTGGATTTTCGCTACATGGAGTCGAAGGtagactattaaaaataattgctgacgtattaaaattcaacttaagtTTTGTGTCACCTGCTGATGGTGAATGGGGCACGTTAACCCCCGATGGAAGTTGGTCTGGTTTAGTTGGAATGCTGGAGAGAAATGAGGCCGATCTTGCTCTGAGTTTCTTAGGAGTGACATCCAAAAGCCTTTTAGTTCTTGATGCTAGTAAGCCACTTCTTCATGAACCGGTAAAATTCATGGTAGGTAAGCCTAAGGCCTTATCTACTTCTATAGCCCTACTAAAAACATTCGACGTTGCCGTCTGGATTGGCGTTGGTCTTATACTCCTATTCCTACCGCTTATATTCAAAGTTCTTTTGAAGGAATCTTTTGGAAATACATTTCTGCAATTCGTCGGAAACTTGGTGAAGCAGCCCACTACTATTCCAACCACGTCAAAACCACGTGCCTTGCTGTTGGGGTTTTGGTGGTTTTATGCTTTGGTGGTATCGTTCTCGTACTCGGCTGCTGTTTTGTCATTTCTTTCTTATCCGTTGGACGAGAAGGCGATACGTACTTTCGAAGAACTGTCGAAAGCTGTGAAAAAAGGCACGCACAAGTGTTTGACGTTGCGAGGTTCAAACCTTGACGGCGTGCTGAGATGGGAGAAAAGCGTTCACTTACAAGATCTGGGTAAGACGATAAAGCAAAAGGGATGGTTTTTTAATATAGGCGAGAGAATAACCGAAAAAGAATTCAGCGATACGGCGATAATGGATTTGAAATTCATGCTGGATGTAAACTACGGATATCTTGAACAAGACTTTACCTTAATGTCTACCGATGGTCTGGAGTCTAGTTTTACAGCTATATCCATCAATAAGAGGTTTTGCTGCAAAAGTGCTATAAATACTGTTTTATCAAGACTTCAGTGTTCTGGCATCttcaataaagtaattaaagatGAATTGGTATCAAActggattttgaaaaataagaacatCTATGTGAAGCCTAAAGCGGGTGCTGTTACACTGGATGATGTGCGTggtccttttttaattttatttggagGATATATTATCgcgatattttgtttatttgtcgAAAGAATATATTATATCACTCATGCAAAACGTTAA